CCATTTTGTCTAGTGAGGCCATgggaggagagagggagagcatGGGAGCTTGCCGACAGGAGGGAGTGGTGGCTGGCATGAAAGGAGTGATTGGCGACTGGCGGTGAGGCCAACGGTGGCCGGCGGTGTCTGCGTTGTTGGAGAAGAAGTGCAACACGATGGAGAGAACATACCGCCGGGTTGGAAGTGcatggcagagagagagaggagagaggagagagagagagggaaaagagaaaattgagGGAGAAAGGCTAGGGGTTTGGGTATTTAATTCAAGTCCTTCGTTTCAAGATcctcaaaatgatctaacgatgagtttaaacactgatttgaaaatgcgtaagtgttttatttaaactaaagttcaaaataaaacactgagaggaattaagatagaatattattttataaactaaagtttataaaataatatttcttcatcattatttaaaatgatgaagtatcgttaattactcaaagagaataaaaccatttaaatttaatttagagttttcaacgtcaagttaaatctcttaatattttaaaataactaaaatatttaatttaagtaattatccacaattataatatttttagacctcattaaaatattataattgtgttactttaaaaacaaacttatctaataatactggaaatatcttatatataaatattttcagaatatttaacATATCTGTAAGCTTTCaaatatctatcttattttGAAATCCGCTGAATAACTTTGaaaacacgccatcgaggtATGACATATTAGACGAGGCTCAGTACGTAGATCGAAACTCAGCACGTGGAACAAGGcttataattaaagaagaataaAGAAGGAACGGATATCACAGCCTCTTTACCTCTTTAATGGACCTACGAATAGTAAGTTATTTAGCCCTTATTGTCTCCATAGTCCATTGTTGAGATTATTGTGCCCTTTGGTGAAGTACTTGTACACTGTAACACTGGTAATGAATTTTTGCCAATTATGATCACAATTTTCATGtactctttttcccttttatagGGCTTGATCGTAATGTTTATTCTTTAGGTTTTTGTTGTTTATGGTATATTGGAGTATGGTTTATTGGAATCCGTATGAATGAGCTTATTCTCTATGATAGAATGGTTACTTGGCAAGTTAAACTAATGTTGATTTTCTGTTATCTAACTGATGAGTAATCATGGAAAAACGAGTAATCATGGCTAACGAGTAATAGGAAAATTTCTATGTTTTGGTGAACACGATGTAAGTTTACAATGGCTTTACTACTAGTCTTACTCTTATACTTTGTTACTCTCGTGATATTCTAAACATACATATGAATATGATGCCTgataaaactatttattttaatattcattGTCAATTGGCTTCTATTAATGATGCAAAATGGTCCTTTTGCCTCGGGTTGGGTTCCGACTACAACAAAGTCGGAAAGCCCAACTCTAAACTCCGAAGTTGAAATTGGGTTCTGTCTCTGACTCTGATTAAAAGCTGACTCCGACTTCGATCTGAATTGTTGGAGTTAGAGCCGGAGTGTTGGAAccaacggagagagagagagagagagagagagagagagagccttgGTGGCTGCCATCGTCAAACGGTGATGGTGTCGACATTGCTAAAGCCAATGGAGCCACTTTCCGCAAGAACTTGAGTTTCCCTTGCTACCTATCAGACATCTCCATACTGATGGGTTTGTTGGCCAAAGAGACTATATTATAGTAGCTTTGTTTTGGTTGTCACATTATATTGCTGTGTTATAATTGCTGGttttcatgttgtttgtttttttttaaatatcagaTGAGTGAGTATTATATTGCTGTGTTATAATTGCTGGttttcatgttgtttgtttttttttaaatatcagaTGTTGATTAACTTGGATGCTTTGGACTCataaagttttcaaaatgagaGAACTAAAAGCGATACGAAGGAAACGATAAAaagtatggaagtttttttgagATGGTTCCTAATTCTGACAATTGATGGTAAGACGACGTGTAGATGAGGTCGGTATGGACCAGTGGAACGAGCTAGACGACGAGTACGCTTTCGTATACACGAACCCTGACAAGGGTTCGAAGAAGGTGCTCGTCAAGTGCCTTGCGAtggaagataaattgctagtgGATGCTCTTGCTGACGGGGCTTCCGAGCCGGTCCATCTCTAAATTAGGTAGGGGTTTCCTTTTACTTTGTTCCTCTGTTCGCTTTCGATTGGGTATTTTCGGTTcgcttaaattttttttcttcagttcCGTTTATGGGGTTGGTGGGTTTTTCATTGCAGTGTTGAAGACTATGCTGGAGAAAATCGGGGTACCAATTATTCTGCGCAATATAAGAATCTGGCGGAGCTGGTGAAGAAACTGGATACTGAAGTCCTTTCTAAATTAGATGGATCCTCCCTACCCATTTCATCAGATAACGCTTCAAGGTAATTGGGCTTAACCTATTTGTAGTATCACTTTGTCTATTTACTGATAATTGGTGCATGGAAATGATTTCGAATAGATTAGTGCATTGCATTTGACGCTTGAACCCATTTCGCCTACTGATTCGCACACTCTGTAGTTGCTGAATGTATTAAATCCTTTTTCCCCTCCTGTCTTCATGATCTTATTGATTTTAGAGTAAAATAAAAGTCGGTGATTTGAGAATTGCTTAAGGGCAGGCAAAATTTTTGGCTGGTTTTTTTGTTATTCGGTGGTTGAATACCGTTTTCGGTTATCACGAAGTTCAGATTATAGTGCTCGAGTTTTTCTGCTCAATTCCGAAGTCCCAAATCTATTTACATTTTTGTTTGCTACAAGCTTTAGCACGCACCTGTAGGTTTTCTTGAAAAGCTTGCCAGTGAACTTTTCTTGTATCATTATGTAAGCACAGATTAGGAATTAGGTGATATAGAAATGGGGAAACATTGAAATTTTGAGGTAAATACTTGATTGAATCACTTCATTCTGTTGATCAATTTAGCCTGGAACCATGGCTTTTCCTAGATTGGACGTGTTCCTAGGGTGGATTTGTTCTATGTTTTGTGTAGTAAAATTCCTTGGTGGTTTTGGTTTGGTCATGGACTCTCGAGCTGCTGAATGAGGAGAATACTCGCAGGGTTACCAAAGTTAGTAAGGTTTGTCTATTCACATAGAGTTGGTAGGCACCTCCTTCGAGCTGGTTTAAGATGAATTGGGAGAGTGCAGTGGATAAGGCTTAAGGTGTTATTGGTGTGGGAGTGGCAGTAAGAGATAGTGAAGGTTGGATCATTACTACTTTGAGGACAAAGAAACATCTATTCCCTGACCATTTGCTTGCAGAAGCATTTGGAGCCTTAAGAGCTATCCATAATGGTTTGGATATTGGCCTAACACAAGTGACTCTTGAGGGGGACTCACTACAAGTTGTCAATGCTATTAAAAGGGACACAGAAGGTTGCAATAGTGCTAGTATGTTTGCTTGTGAAGCAAATAGTTACTCAAGAACTTTGCTAAGTGGGAGGTTTTTTATGTTAGGAGAAATGACAATTATATGACTCACTTGTTAGCAAGGGATGCTCTTTCCATCGATGATTTCATTGTAAGTTTGGAGGATATTCCTTCTTGTATCTCTGATTTGGTTTAATAGAATGGAAATAAGTTTTTacttccaaaatatatatatatatatatatagcaaacataattttttaatttttaatttttaatttttttcttactaaatatgtaatatatagatgatgagtacaagaatttaattattttaataaaaataaaaaataaaaaaataaatataatgtataatgtgAAGAAATAATGAGtaacaaattcttttattttacccGTCCGAtggtaataaaaaagaaattaattataaCGAATCACAAGCCAAATACGTATTGAGTATTGACACACGAACAGATCAAGCCAAGTGTCACCGCCATCAAGATTTGAGGCACACGTGCAAGGCAGTTTACTTGCGACAAAAGCTACCGTATACAAAGCGGCGAAAGGGCAAAACTCCGAAGGGAGCCGCGAAATCCATTTTTACCCCGTTACTTTCTCAGGAAGAATACTCAAGATTAGTTCGTAATCGATCGGAAAAGCATACATGGTGGACGACAAGTCGGTTATGGCTGTGGTCAGGGCGGCCAGACCGTCCTTTCGCAACAATCACGACAAGATTGCCTTTGCTGTTCACGCCTCCTGCCTCGCTTCCGGCTACGTTCTCACTGCCACTGGACCCTCCGCCTTCTCCGACACGGCTCTTTCCTCTCCGTCTACTggtactctctctttttctctgaaTTCTCTTCGTAATATATTTCCAAATTACCAATATCAATCGTTTCGGCGTGTAGATGAGGTCGGTATGGACCAGTGGAACGAGCTAGACGACGAGTACGCTTTCGTATACACGAACCCTGACAAGGGTTCGAAGAAGGTGCTCGTCAAGTGCCTTGCGATGGATGATAAATTGCTAGTGGATGCTCTTGCTGACGGGGCTTCCGAGCCGGTCCATCTCGAAATTAGGTAGGGATTTCCTTTTACTTTGTTCCTCTGTTCGCTTTCGATTGGGTAATTTCGGTTCGCATAAATTGTTTTCTTCAGTTCCGTTTATGGGGTTGGGGGGTTTTTCATTGCAGTGTTGAATACTATGCTGGAGAAAATGGGGGTACCAATTATTCTGCGCAATATAAGAATCTGGCGGAGCTGGTGAAGAAACTGGATACTGAAGTCCTTTCTAAATTAGATGGATCCTCACTACCCAGTTCGTCAAATAATGCTTCAAGGTAATTGGGCTTAAACCTATTTGTAGTATAACTTTGTCTAT
This sequence is a window from Carya illinoinensis cultivar Pawnee chromosome 9, C.illinoinensisPawnee_v1, whole genome shotgun sequence. Protein-coding genes within it:
- the LOC122277100 gene encoding probable proteasome inhibitor; translation: MDQWNELDDEYAFVYTNPDKGSKKVLVKCLAMEDKLLVDALADGASEPFRLWGWWVFHCSVEDYAGENRGTNYSAQYKNLAELVKKLDTEVLSKLDGSSLPISSDNASR
- the LOC122276716 gene encoding probable proteasome inhibitor, with the translated sequence MVDDKSVMAVVRAARPSFRNNHDKIAFAVHASCLASGYVLTATGPSAFSDTALSSPSTDEVGMDQWNELDDEYAFVYTNPDKGSKKVLVKCLAMDDKLLVDALADGASEPVHLEISVEYYAGENGGTNYSAQYKNLAELVKKLDTEVLSKLDGSSLPSSSNNASSLETSEARRSNIGSGVPIGGRSSPETHPAGIIYPPINPSGGSDLFPGPGAGMYPTRGAFGAGGSMLVGPNDPRWFGGIAGDPGFPGGLPSIPPGARFDPYGPPGVPGFEPNRFARGPRRPGSGPHPDLQPFGGDSDFI